A region of Esox lucius isolate fEsoLuc1 chromosome 3, fEsoLuc1.pri, whole genome shotgun sequence DNA encodes the following proteins:
- the sgip1b gene encoding SH3-containing GRB2-like protein 3-interacting protein 1 isoform X4, translating into MKRHLSYEEIARPRRSTPTPSPAPEMQSERGSQNRRASPAFFGPPPESTNEIYRYDSNRNDVVCLEADAWAVSTFPDSPLARGFPTGAPPPVPPKNISASSQADIPNGRIVPVPAPIYLNIQSPASYRGSPVPDLDDVFGPMESSRTNEDRASPRWVSFNSERPPPPDEPAPPPPPASPPPDSPLSSPPDSPCLSPDSPCLSPGPPPDEPPPSPPPFSSPPDSPISIISIPPPDEPVPPLPPDFLPPDTPLCVAVDPSLFLDDEMLEYSSSAPPLGYPCAPPSPAPPPLPAERTSRAGVPSPLVFLREGQQDFVASPLGVTPGFRSPPPPLPPLTYRSIVSSPGPGSGSSPSSPARPATPLSGGSPIPPPPPPRPSSRPKLPPGKPIGDLTRPFSPPVSGSPPPFAPLARAESSSSISSVTSLSAASTPTLGRELSISTAGCSRGPSPLTMGAQDTLPVAAAFTETINAYFKGADPSNRQSDPHQNKCNKCVVKITGEMVLSFPAGITRHFASHPSAPVLTFSISNYSRLEQVLPNPQLLCCDTTTSNVDTKEFWVNMPNLMCHLRRVADQKPQATYYNVDMIKYQVAAEGIQSTPLNLAVSWRGDANSTDLRIDYKYNTEAMAAPSPLHNIHFLVSVDGGVARVQNMIPTAHWNPEQQKILWKIQNLSQRSENGGVGALLGRFQLTEGPSRPSQLAVQFTSEGSTLSGCDIQLVRSGYRLSLVKKRFAAGKYLADN; encoded by the exons ATGAAGAGACATCTGTCCT ATGAGGAGATCGCCAGACCCAGACGCTCCACCCCGACGCCTAGCCCCGCCCCTGAGATGCAAAG TGAGAGAGGTTCCCAGAATCGCAGAGCGTCGCCAGCCTTCTTCGGCCCTCCTCCAGAGTCCACCAACGAGATATACCGATACGACAGTAACAGAAATGACG TGGTCTGTCTGGAGGCCGACGCGTGGGCTGTCTCAACGTTTCCCGATTCCCCGCTGGCCAGAGGCTTTCCCACAGGAG CTCCGCCTCCAGTGCCTCCCAAGAACATCTCAGCCTCCAGTCAAG CTGATATACCCAATGGAAGAATAGTTCCAGTCCCAGCCCCCATCTACCTGAACATCCAATCCCCAGCCTCATACAGAGGGTCCCCTGTGCCTGACCTGGACGATGTATTCGGTCCTATGGAATCCTCCCGGACCAATGAGGACAGAGCTTCGCCCCGATGGGTCAGCTTCAACAGCGAGAGACCGCCCCCACCCGACGAACCGGCCCCTCCTCCGCCCCCTGCCTCACCTCCTCCCGActcacccctctcctccccccctgactctccctgcctctcacCAGActccccctgcctctccccAGGCCCCCCTCCGGATGAGCCTCCTCCCTCCCCGCCGCCATTCTCCTCTCCCCCGGACTCGCCCATCTCCATCATCTCCATCCCCCCTCCGGACGAACCTGTGCCCCCTCTGCCCCCCGACTTCCTGCCCCCGGACACCCCCCTGTGCGTGGCCGTCGATCCTAGCCTGTTTCTGGACGATGAGATGCTGGAGTACTCCTCCTCCGCTCCGCCTCTGGGCTATCCCTGTGCACCTCCCAGTCCCGCGCCTCCCCCGCTGCCGGCGGAGCGCACCTCTCGAGCTGGGGTCCCTTCGCCTCTGGTGTTCCTGAGAGAGGGGCAGCAGGACTTCGTGGCCTCGCCCCTGGGCGTGACCCCGGGCTTCAGAAGCCCACCGCCCCCACTCCCCCCGCTCACCTACAGGTCTATAGTCTCATCTCCTGGACCCGGCTCAGGCAGCA GCCCCTCCTCTCCAGCTCGGCCCGCCACGCCCCTTTCAGGCGGCAGTCCgatccctccacctcctcctccaagACCCTCTTCTCGGCCCAAGCTGCCTCCTGGGAAACCAATAGGAGACCTG ACTCGACCCTTCAGCCCCCCAGTGTCCGGCAGCCCCCCTCCGTTTGCACCCCTGGCCCGGGCCGAAAGCTCCTCCTCTATCTCCTCCGTCACCTCACTGAGTGCAGcctccacccccaccctggGGAGGGAACTGAGCATATCCACCGCAG gatgCTCAAGAGGACCCAGCCCACTCACCATGGGAGCCCAGGACACTCTGCCTGTGGCGGCTGCCTTCACCGAGACCATCAACGCCTACTTTAAAGGAGCTGACCCCAGCAA CCGGCAAAGCGACCCTCATCAGAATAAATGCAACAA GTGCGTGGTGAAAATCACTGGGGAGATGGTGCTGTCTTTCCCAGCTGGCATCACCAGGCACTTTGCCAGTCACCCATCAGCCCCCGTGCTCACCTTCAGCATCAGCAATTACAGTCGCCTGGAGCAGGTCCTCCCCAACCCACAGCTGTTGTGCTG CGATACCACTACGTCCAATGTGGACACCAAGGAATTCTGGGTAAATATGCCAAACTTGATGTGCCACCTGAGAAGAGTAGCTGACCAGAAGCCTCAAGCGACATATTACAACGTGGACATGATCAAATATCAA GTGGCAGCCGAGGGGATCCAGTCAACTCCCCTAAACCTGGCGGTGAGTTGGCGTGGCGACGCCAACAGCACGGACCTCAGAATAGACTACAAGTACAACACAGAGGCCATGGCTGCGCCGTCACCCCTGCACAACATACACTTCCTGGTCTCTGTGGATGGAGGCGTGGCCAGAGTACAAAACATGATCCCTACTGCCCACTG GAACCCAGAGCAACAGAAGATTCTATGGAAGATACAAAACCTTTCCCAGAGGTCTGAAAATGGAG GAGTGGGAGCTCTGCTGGGCAGGTTCCAGTTAACGGAGGGCCCCAGTAGGCCGTCCCAGTTGGCAGTGCAGTTCACCAGTGAGGGCAGCACTCTGTCAGGCTGCGATATCCAGTTGGTGCGGAGCGGATACAGGCTCTCACTGGTCAAAAAGAGATTTGCAGCAG GGAAATATCTGGCGGACAATTAG